In Gammaproteobacteria bacterium, one genomic interval encodes:
- a CDS encoding NHLP family bacteriocin export ABC transporter peptidase/permease/ATPase subunit, whose protein sequence is MPPRASTGAKAKAASAPLKRRVTTPLLLQMHATECGAACLGSILAYYGRWAPLTELREKCEVSRDGSSAASILRAARHYGLKCSGLSLTSEALKKVELPLILFWQFHHFLILEGFDRDNFYLNDPATGRRTVSAEEFDKGYSNVALRFERTADFRPGGERPGLLRQLTAWRAESWGVVAGTVACGLMLALLALVIPASVSVFVDHVLANNRPWGGLVTAFLGAGILVYVLSLLKHRFLNRLAIRISVVGFNSGLTRLLRLPVEFFQHRLVGDLTDRVTSIDRIAKNLTGQLLVLIIDMAMSAVFLVAMLAYDVWLALTVLALAIVNGVLAYFVKSLRADRSHAMRREQGMLIGVGMQMLSHVDNLRMTATDDRFFSRWSGQQARELGARRRYSELGYLDAALPGLIAALRAAAILGIGATRVMAGDITLGTLVGLYILAEMFLAPIGRFLELTDKRQALETDMQRLEDISRAEEDPVFARRSPESESIPTFNGRLQLAGRVELREVTFGYNKARPPLIKDFNLVIGPGRRVAVVGPSGSGKSTLSRLVAGIYQPWSGEILFDGHPRHEIPEEVLRRSVSMVDQDVVLFSASLRDNITLWNPAVPDEAVIAAARDACIHDEILRRPQGYATRVEEAGVNFSGGQRQRLEIARALVGNPTVLILDEATSALDAATEEYVDDALRRRGVSCLIVAHRLSTVRDCDEIIVLDKGVEVQRGNHDQLIADREGTYYKLVKAG, encoded by the coding sequence ATGCCGCCGCGCGCCTCTACAGGGGCGAAAGCGAAGGCCGCATCGGCACCCCTAAAACGCAGGGTCACCACGCCGCTTCTGCTGCAGATGCACGCAACCGAGTGCGGCGCTGCCTGCCTGGGCAGCATCCTGGCCTATTACGGGCGCTGGGCGCCGCTTACCGAACTGCGCGAAAAATGCGAGGTGAGCCGTGACGGTTCCAGCGCCGCAAGCATCCTGCGCGCCGCCCGGCACTATGGTCTCAAGTGCAGCGGACTGAGCCTGACCAGCGAGGCGCTCAAGAAGGTGGAATTGCCCCTGATCCTGTTCTGGCAGTTTCACCATTTCCTGATTCTCGAAGGATTCGACAGAGACAATTTCTACCTCAACGATCCCGCCACCGGGCGCCGCACGGTTTCGGCCGAAGAGTTCGACAAGGGCTACAGCAACGTTGCCCTGAGATTCGAGCGTACGGCGGATTTCCGTCCGGGCGGCGAAAGACCGGGCCTGTTGAGGCAATTGACGGCCTGGCGCGCGGAATCCTGGGGCGTGGTTGCCGGGACGGTCGCCTGCGGACTGATGCTGGCGCTGCTGGCTCTCGTTATTCCCGCAAGCGTCAGTGTTTTCGTGGACCATGTTCTGGCAAACAACCGGCCCTGGGGGGGATTGGTGACGGCTTTTCTGGGCGCCGGCATCCTGGTTTACGTACTGTCCCTGCTCAAGCACCGTTTCCTGAACCGTCTGGCGATCCGCATCTCGGTGGTCGGCTTCAACAGCGGCTTGACGCGGCTGCTTCGCCTGCCGGTCGAGTTCTTCCAGCACAGGCTGGTGGGCGACCTGACCGACCGGGTCACCTCCATCGACCGGATCGCAAAGAACCTGACCGGCCAGCTTCTGGTGCTCATTATCGACATGGCGATGAGCGCGGTATTTCTGGTGGCGATGCTGGCCTACGATGTCTGGCTGGCGCTGACCGTGCTGGCTCTGGCGATCGTGAACGGAGTGCTGGCTTACTTCGTCAAGTCGCTGCGCGCCGATCGCAGCCATGCGATGAGGCGTGAGCAGGGAATGCTGATCGGCGTTGGCATGCAGATGCTGAGTCATGTGGACAACCTGCGCATGACGGCCACGGACGATCGGTTCTTTTCACGCTGGAGCGGCCAGCAGGCGCGCGAACTCGGTGCGCGCCGGCGCTATTCCGAATTGGGCTATCTCGACGCCGCGCTTCCGGGCCTCATCGCTGCGCTACGTGCCGCGGCGATCCTCGGCATCGGAGCCACCCGGGTGATGGCGGGAGACATCACGCTGGGCACGCTCGTCGGACTCTACATTCTGGCGGAGATGTTTCTGGCGCCTATCGGGCGCTTCCTGGAACTCACGGACAAGCGCCAGGCGCTCGAGACGGACATGCAAAGGCTGGAAGACATCTCCAGGGCGGAGGAAGATCCCGTTTTCGCCCGCCGCAGTCCCGAGTCCGAGTCGATCCCCACGTTCAATGGCCGACTGCAGCTTGCAGGCCGCGTCGAATTGCGGGAGGTCACCTTCGGCTACAACAAGGCCAGGCCGCCGTTGATCAAGGACTTCAACCTGGTAATCGGGCCGGGGCGCCGGGTGGCCGTGGTCGGCCCCAGCGGTTCCGGCAAATCCACCCTGTCGCGGCTGGTTGCGGGCATCTATCAGCCCTGGTCCGGCGAAATCCTGTTCGATGGCCATCCGCGGCATGAGATTCCCGAGGAAGTACTGCGGCGATCCGTTTCCATGGTGGATCAGGACGTGGTGCTTTTTTCCGCTTCCCTGCGCGACAACATCACCTTGTGGAACCCGGCCGTACCGGACGAAGCCGTCATCGCCGCGGCGCGGGATGCCTGCATCCACGACGAGATTCTTCGCCGGCCGCAAGGCTATGCCACCCGGGTCGAGGAAGCCGGCGTGAATTTCAGCGGCGGCCAGCGTCAGCGGCTGGAAATCGCCCGCGCGCTGGTGGGCAATCCGACCGTGCTCATTCTGGACGAGGCCACCAGCGCGCTGGATGCGGCCACGGAGGAATACGTAGATGATGCCTTGCGGCGCAGGGGCGTGAGCTGCCTGATTGTGGCGCACCGGCTGAGCACCGTCAGGGACTGCGACGAAATCATCGTGCTCGACAAGGGCGTCGAAGTGCAGCGTGGCAACCACGACCAGCTGATCGCGGACAGGGAAGGCACCTATTACAAGCTCGTCAAGGCTGGTTGA
- a CDS encoding ATP-binding cassette domain-containing protein → MSGPEFTSIAELAGQPVPCAGNMPVKLDDPDSVWFIDQGAVDLFLIEFKDGVEQTAPQHLLRAEAGGFLPGVAPDEDDTTFSLIAKGLPGTFLKRLPASMLSRLDPAELAEQTDAWLSGVTDTLFRYATHSPRPDALVEPDQTRTLGPGTVSVRRGVVWVSQPPAGASLFMDLIDCAELSGAGGSQEAVIPLTQTGWLTLSEAAELSARSSETLAAEGALLSALASFHAVAFALERLNRRLAVVDSANLERARTSSRRVAEEVARRRLFNIYDLPDDRSADADDTALADAVKIVGRREGIEFRVPARSGPFDSPVGLADILDASGVRARRVRLSADDNWWRGDSNAMLAFRAEDGRPVALLPGAFGRYREIDPVSKRSSRVTAERAGALQDDAWMFYPPLPPGSAEPADLFRIGLRGSGADLVRLVFAGLPGGLIKLAPAFALGFVANHIVQGGSPGALYAVALALAGLGLLGALLHLLQGTAMMRLENRSSSRIEAAFWDRLLRLPRSVLRRYPAGDLAMSGMTFQNLRDGLQGALADSVLSLIFLLPVFGVIFFYDATLGIIALVFSLTSLLVTVALGSGQVSSHGRMAGAVRRATGNLFQIIKGIAKLRVENAEGSAFAMSARDYREQKRAEYDLGTMQGHLQAFGAALPFLAGAALLFAVATTGDRTVPVSDFLVVYTVFIAYQVAVARLGESFGVIAGMRPAFDHMRPLLAAAPETAVEGEPIEYLAGEVLFDHISFRYDPDGPLILDDVTIRARPGEFVAIAGESGAGKSTLFRLALGVDQPSSGSVYYDGRDLRRLNLKQLRRKIGVVPQSVQLHPQDLWDNIVAHHDEASTEEAWQAAQTAEIEREIKSMPMGMMTLVGTSGAVLSGGESQRITIARALMRGPRILLLDEATNWLDNESQAQVMQNLAVLTSTRIVIAHRLSTLEHADRIYVLQAGKVVQSGAFGELMEVDGVFRDLVKRQIA, encoded by the coding sequence ATGTCAGGTCCGGAATTCACGTCGATTGCGGAACTCGCCGGCCAACCCGTGCCCTGCGCCGGCAACATGCCGGTGAAGCTGGACGACCCGGACAGCGTCTGGTTCATCGATCAGGGCGCCGTCGATCTGTTCCTGATTGAATTCAAGGACGGTGTGGAGCAGACGGCGCCGCAGCATCTCTTGCGCGCGGAGGCCGGCGGCTTTCTGCCGGGCGTCGCGCCGGATGAGGACGACACGACGTTCAGCCTGATCGCGAAGGGATTGCCCGGTACGTTCCTGAAACGGCTGCCGGCGAGCATGCTCTCCAGGTTGGACCCGGCCGAACTGGCCGAACAGACCGATGCCTGGCTGAGCGGCGTTACCGACACGCTGTTCCGTTATGCAACCCACAGTCCGCGCCCCGATGCGCTGGTCGAACCGGATCAGACACGAACCCTGGGCCCGGGGACGGTGTCCGTCAGGCGTGGAGTCGTATGGGTATCCCAGCCGCCCGCAGGCGCCAGCCTTTTCATGGACCTGATCGACTGTGCGGAACTCAGCGGGGCAGGCGGCTCGCAAGAGGCCGTGATTCCGCTGACTCAAACCGGCTGGCTCACCCTGTCCGAAGCCGCGGAACTTTCCGCCAGATCATCCGAGACGCTGGCGGCGGAAGGCGCGCTGCTATCGGCGCTGGCTTCCTTTCACGCCGTTGCCTTTGCCCTTGAGCGGCTCAATCGCCGGCTCGCGGTAGTCGATAGCGCGAACCTGGAGCGCGCGCGGACGAGCAGCCGCCGCGTGGCCGAGGAAGTCGCCCGGCGCCGGCTGTTCAATATCTATGACCTGCCGGACGATCGGAGCGCGGACGCGGACGATACGGCTCTTGCCGATGCCGTGAAGATCGTCGGCCGCCGCGAGGGCATCGAATTCAGGGTTCCGGCGCGCTCCGGACCTTTCGATTCACCGGTCGGGCTGGCCGATATCCTTGATGCCTCCGGCGTACGTGCCCGGCGGGTGCGATTGAGCGCCGACGACAACTGGTGGCGGGGCGACAGCAATGCGATGCTGGCCTTCCGGGCCGAGGACGGCCGTCCCGTCGCGCTGCTGCCGGGAGCGTTCGGGCGCTACAGGGAAATCGATCCGGTCAGCAAGCGCAGCAGCAGGGTAACGGCGGAGCGCGCGGGCGCACTGCAGGACGATGCGTGGATGTTCTATCCGCCCTTGCCGCCGGGCAGCGCGGAACCGGCCGATCTTTTCCGCATCGGTCTGCGAGGATCGGGCGCGGATCTGGTGCGGCTGGTTTTTGCGGGACTGCCGGGCGGTCTGATCAAGCTGGCGCCGGCCTTCGCTCTCGGCTTCGTCGCGAACCATATCGTCCAGGGCGGAAGTCCCGGCGCGCTCTACGCGGTGGCCTTGGCGCTGGCGGGTCTGGGCCTGCTCGGCGCACTGCTGCACCTGCTTCAGGGTACGGCGATGATGCGGCTGGAGAACCGCTCGTCGTCGCGGATCGAGGCCGCCTTCTGGGACCGCCTTCTGCGGCTGCCCCGAAGCGTTTTGCGCCGCTACCCGGCCGGCGATCTGGCCATGTCGGGGATGACCTTCCAGAATCTGCGCGACGGATTGCAGGGAGCGCTCGCGGACAGCGTGTTGTCGCTCATTTTCCTGCTCCCCGTTTTTGGCGTCATTTTCTTTTACGACGCAACGCTCGGAATCATCGCCCTTGTCTTCAGCCTGACGTCGCTGCTGGTGACGGTAGCGCTCGGATCGGGTCAGGTTTCATCCCACGGCCGCATGGCCGGCGCAGTACGCCGCGCAACCGGGAACCTGTTCCAGATCATCAAGGGGATCGCCAAGCTGCGTGTCGAGAACGCGGAAGGGTCGGCTTTCGCCATGTCCGCCAGGGATTATCGCGAGCAAAAGCGCGCGGAGTACGATTTGGGCACGATGCAGGGGCATTTGCAGGCCTTCGGCGCCGCGCTCCCCTTCCTCGCGGGCGCGGCACTGCTTTTCGCGGTGGCGACGACCGGCGACCGGACTGTCCCGGTCAGCGATTTTCTCGTCGTTTACACAGTGTTCATTGCCTATCAGGTTGCCGTTGCCCGGCTGGGCGAGTCATTCGGCGTGATTGCCGGCATGCGGCCGGCGTTCGACCACATGCGCCCCCTGCTCGCCGCGGCTCCCGAGACCGCGGTCGAGGGCGAGCCGATCGAATACCTGGCCGGGGAGGTTCTGTTCGACCATATCTCCTTCCGCTACGATCCCGACGGCCCGCTGATTCTCGACGACGTCACGATACGCGCCCGTCCCGGAGAGTTCGTCGCCATTGCCGGCGAATCCGGGGCCGGCAAGAGCACGCTGTTCCGGCTTGCGCTGGGCGTGGACCAGCCATCCTCCGGATCGGTCTATTACGACGGACGCGACCTGCGGCGCCTGAACCTGAAACAGCTGCGCCGGAAAATAGGCGTGGTCCCCCAGTCGGTTCAACTTCATCCCCAGGACCTTTGGGACAACATCGTCGCCCACCACGACGAAGCGTCCACCGAGGAAGCATGGCAGGCGGCCCAGACCGCCGAAATCGAGCGCGAGATCAAGTCCATGCCCATGGGCATGATGACGCTGGTCGGCACCAGCGGCGCAGTCCTTTCAGGCGGGGAGAGTCAGCGCATCACGATCGCGCGCGCGCTGATGCGCGGACCCAGGATTCTGCTGCTGGACGAAGCGACCAACTGGCTCGACAACGAGAGTCAGGCCCAGGTCATGCAGAATCTGGCCGTGTTGACCTCGACCCGGATCGTCATCGCCCACCGCCTCTCGACGCTGGAACACGCCGACCGCATTTACGTGCTGCAGGCCGGCAAGGTCGTGCAAAGC